In Mytilus edulis chromosome 7, xbMytEdul2.2, whole genome shotgun sequence, a single genomic region encodes these proteins:
- the LOC139481008 gene encoding uncharacterized protein yields the protein MTIRLPGVSCDEVKTNKVPGLDIVEGKVNSKPVSVLRDTGCSTVFVNQKFVDSDKFTGKSRDICLADGSTRVCKEVWIDINTPFVSGTVLALVLDTPFAELIIGNYVNTYIPTSVKDTVVVSDDSVDFSVLDPVLDPSSEPCQAVQTRSQKIKQSDEEIRIEKNTEKYSDDLPLTEPFQITNSDSNFQICTRQELIDAQKSDHTLDTIRSYITDDSDEQSYFTIRSDILYRIFRTQSRETISQIVVPQKFRNTV from the coding sequence ATGACAATTCGGTTACCAGGGGTGTCATGTGACGAGGTGAAGACAAACAAAGTACCAGGATTAGATATAGTTGAAGGTAAGGTAAACAGTAAACCAGTTTCAGTGTTAAGGGACACAGGATGTTCAACTGTTTTTGTAAACCAAAAATTTGTTGACTCCGATAAGTTTACAGGTAAGAGTAGAGATATTTGTCTTGCAGATGGCTCGACACGTGTATGCAAGGAAGTTTGGATTGATATTAACACTCCTTTTGTTTCAGGTACTGTTTTAGCTCTAGTTTTGGATACTCCTTTCGCAGAGCTCATCATAGGGAACTATGTTAACACTTATATACCTACTAGTGTTAAGGACACTGTTGTAGTTAGTGATGATTCTGTAGATTTTTCAGTTTTAGATCCAGTTTTAGATCCATCTTCAGAGCCATGTCAAGCAGTGCAGACTAGATCACAGAAGATTAAACAGTCGGATGAGGAGATAAGAATTGAGAAGAACACAGAGAAGTATAGTGATGATTTACCTTTAACAGAGCCTTTTCAAATTACTAATTCTGACTCTAATTTTCAGATTTGTACTAGACAGGAGCTGATTGATGCGCAGAAGTCTGATCATACTTTAGATACTATTAGATCTTATATTACAGATGACTCGGATGAACAGTCTTATTTTACAATAAGATCTGATATACTTTACAGGATATTTAGGACACAGTCAAGGGAAACAATTAGTCAAATTGTTGTCCCTCAGAAGTTTCGGAACACAGTTTAG
- the LOC139481010 gene encoding SET and MYND domain-containing protein 4-like, which translates to MATIGNWQAATESIWKASSIDCIDHFKSLKDEIDKIAFMHKMGNIGNVSWLQFYMESCEKLHLKSPEKSTQHRNYGNKLFQEKKYKDALEFYTQSVMEAPDKTRDLGLAYGNYSAVCFYLKLYQETIESIKLALDNQYPEPTSYKLYLRWAHCLYHTGDMQQASEKVNTAKNEVFENKEMEEKRKVKLLEEIKLLDENIAKNRSYETTEGNKEVQPELFHDRDTVLTQASSAVTMKYDKDRGRYLQATCKIPAGSVIIAEKPFATVLLPDHYQTHCHHCIGQLTAVVPCRRCSTVLYCSETCRQQSWSIYHQIECQYLDICHSIGIAHLSLRIVLTAGLQHLLDFRDKMSASEFYQKEDRIGGVTEEGTYDKTYLSVYDLMTHALDIETADSFQYTLTALLLLTILKKSGWLEKKSGDVKITNDNTEDITKLQFSQDDLYIGGLLLRHIEQLVCNAHAITELQVTQTSDTSLVDSKSQERVATAIYPTTSLLNHSCDPSIIPGFDKDKLVVRVIKDVEAGEEIFNCYGPHHKRMSKMERQQALKTQYFFTCRCPSCQAYDEQDIFTSYCCPLCKAALKENETTCSCTACDFTDHVTMFLTNENTAKNMFIDGLKCLQIQDIEGAIQNFTNCLNVQLKVLYKHHKSLAETKDCLAQCYALSKKYNKAIPYLRDSVCTLGKLYGDTSIEYANELHKFAGVLYYAEGFLEEGLAVIDKAVQIFTLHCGNKYELVQELEEMKICMLDKLKIE; encoded by the exons AAATGTATCTTGGCTTCAGTTTTATATGGAATCGTGTGAAAAACTTCATTTAAAATCACCTGAAAAATCAACACAGCACAGAAACTATGGAAATAAATTGTTTCAAGAGAAGAAATATAAAGATGCATTGGAATTTTATACACAG AGTGTAATGGAAGCACCAGATAAAACCAGAGATCTTGGTCTAGCTTATGGAAATTATTCAGCTGTCTGCTTTTACTTAAAATTGTATCAG gAGACTATAGAATCTATCAAATTAGCATTAGATAACCAGTACCCAGAACCTACCTCATACAAACTGTATCTAAGATGGGCTCACTGTCTTTACCATACTGGAGACATGCAACAAGCAAGCGAAA AAGTAAATACTgcaaaaaatgaagtttttgaaaataaagaaatggaagaaaaaagaaaag tGAAGCTGTTAGAGGAGATTAAATTATTGGATGAAAATATTGCTAAGAACAG GAGCTATGAGACAACTGAAGGTAACAAAGAGGTTCAACCAGAGCTATTCCATGACAGGGATACAGTCCTAACACAAGCTTCCAGTGCTGTTACAATGAAGTATGACAAAGACAGAGGAAGATATCTACAG GCCACATGTAAAATACCAGCAGGAAGTGTGATTATTGCAGAGAAACCCTTTGCCACAGTGTTGTTACCAGATCATTATCAAACACATTGTCATCATTGTATTGGTCAGCTGACTGCTGTTGTACC TTGTAGGAGATGTAGCACTGTATTATACTGTAGTGAGACATGTAGACAACAATCCTGGTCAATATACCATCAAATAGAATGCCAGTATTTAGATATATGTCATTCT ATAGGTATAGCACATTTAAGTTTAAGAATTGTTCTCACAGCAGGACTTCAGCATCTTCTTG ATTTTAGAGACAAGATGTCAGCATCAGAATTTTACCAAAAAGAAGATAGAATAGGAGGAGTGACAGAAGAAGGAACATATGATAAAACTTACCTGTCTGTGTATGACCTTATGACCCATGCCCTTGACATTGAGACAGCAGACTCGTTCCAGTACACCTTG ACTGCCTTACTTCTTTTGACAATTCTGAAGAAATCTGGTTGGCTGGAAAAGAAATCAGGTGATGTCAAAATAACCAATGATAACACAGAAGACATAACAAAGTTACAGTTTTCTCAGGATGACCTCTATATTGGAGGACTTCTGTTACGTCATATAGAACAACTTGTGTGTAATGCTCATGccatcactgaattacaggtcaCCCAGACCTCTGATACTTCATTGGTGGATAGTAAAAGTCAGGAGAGAGTTGCTACAGCAATTTATCCTACCACTAGTTTGCTGAACCATTCATGTGATCCCTCTATTATTCCAGG TTTTGATAAGGACAAGTTAGTGGTGAGAGTTATAAAAGATGTTGAAGCTGGggaagaaatatttaattgttaTG GACCTCATCATAAAAGAATGAGTAAAATGGAACGTCAGCAGGCCTTGAAGACACAATATTTCTTTACCTGTCGATGTCCATCTTGTCAGGCATATGATGAACAAGACATTTTTACG AGCTACTGTTGTCCATTATGTAAAGCAGCACTAAAAGAGAATGAAACAACATGTTCTTGTACAGCATGTGACTTCACTGACCATGTgacaatgtttttaaccaatgagAATACggcaaaaaatatgtttatagatGGATTAAAATGTTTACAGATCCAAGATATTGAAG GAGCTATTCAAAATTTCACAAACTGTCTAAATGTACAGTTAAAGGTTTTATACAAACATCATAAAAGCTTGGCAGAAACAAAGGACTGTCTTGCTCAGTGTTATGCTCTTTCAA AGAAGTACAACAAAGCTATACCATACCTACGAGACAGTGTCTGTACATTAGGGAAGCTGTATGGAGACACTAGTATAGAGTATGCTAATGAACTGCATAAGTTTGCTGGAGTACTATATTATGCTGAGGGATTTCTGGAGGAAGGATTAGCTGTTATAGACAAGGCTGTTCAAATATTTACTTTACATTGCGGAAATAAATATGAACTTGTGCAAGAACTAGAAGAAATGAAGATCTGCATGCTAgacaaattaaaaatagaataa
- the LOC139481009 gene encoding uncharacterized protein — translation MTSEKLPQWMADLIDKGETASTCLNLYREMQAAERDERAAERDMRKAEMDNSYRLRELELREKELATGGKSSFKTSESIKTKLPKFSEGQDPDVFLKAFEKLVTLHKIQKSEWPLRLIPLLCGKALEAYSRLSDEDSRLYDKIKTAILVRYELTSEAYRAKFRNSAQFAGESFKEFSVRIEGFLRHWCAREDIDGSFDKLYDLMVRDQLTVSSDKDLRLWIQEHTPPDLRSLVELA, via the coding sequence ATGACGTCAGAAAAGTTGCCACAGTGGATGGCAGACTTGATTGATAAAGGTGAAACGGCATCTACTTGTTTAAATTTGTATAGAGAGATGCAAGCTGCAGAAAGAGATGAGAGAGCAGCTGAACGAGATATGAGAAAAGCAGAGATGGACAATAGTTATAGACTGAGAGAGCTGGAGTTGAGAGAGAAAGAGTTGGCAACAGGAGGTAAAAGTAGTTTTAAAACGTCTGAGTCTATTAAGACTAAGTTACCTAAATTTTCTGAAGGTCAAGATCCAGATGTATTTTTGAAAGCTTTTGAAAAACTTGTTACACTTCATAAAATTCAAAAGAGTGAATGGCCACTACGACTTATTCCCCTTCTTTGTGGTAAAGCTCTTGAGGCATATTCCAGGTTGAGTGATGAGGATAGTAGGTTATACGACAAGATTAAGACAGCTATTTTGGTTCGGTATGAGTTAACTTCTGAGGCATATCGGGCTAAGTTCAGGAATTCGGCTCAGTTTGCTGGGGAGTCTTTCAAGGAATTTTCTGTACGGATAGAGGGTTTTTTAAGGCACTGGTGTGCCAGAGAAGACATTGATGGTAGTTTTGATAAGCTCTATGATTTGATGGTCAGGGATCAGTTGACAGTAAGTAGTGATAAGGATTTAAGGTTGTGGATTCAGGAGCATACACCACCGGATCTTAGGTCTTTAGTAGAACTAGCCTAA